DNA sequence from the Egibacteraceae bacterium genome:
TCGCCAGGGCCGACAGCACGACCACCGTCACCCACGGCACATCGGGCCAGGTCAGGATCATGGACCCCAGGAGGATGACCGCGAACAGCAGCTGCGCCATGCCGAGGTTCACGATCATCGCCCCGACCCAGTAGCCCTCCTCGCGCTCGAAGGTGTAGCCGCAACCGGGGCAGTGGGCCGCCATCTGACCCCACGACGTGAAGATGCCCGACGCACCGCAGTGGGGGCAGCGCTTGCGCAGGGCCCGGACGAGCTTGGTCACCGGTAGCCGGCCGCTTGCAGGGCCGCGAGCGGGTCGTCGGCGTCCGTCACGTCTGCGGCGTCGTCGCACGCCCGGCTCGGCAGGCGGTCCTCGCCGGCGAAGAGCTGGTCGCAGACCGCGGCCTCCGCCTGCCGCGCGGCCAAGGCCGCCTCCGCCTGCTCGGGGTCCAGGTCGAGCAGCGTGGCGTCGTGGGCCACCAGCGGCGCGATCCACGCCGGGGGGCTCTGGGCGAACTTGCCGTTGACGAGGATGCGCCGCCCGTCGAGGTCCGCGGTCGAGTCGACCCCCGTCGCCTCGAACACGGCGAACCGCACGATCCCGCCGGCCTCGGCGAAGGCGCGCACCCGCTGCGTTGTCGCCCCGTCCAGGTCGGCGCCGCACAGGGCGTCGAGGCCGGCCGAC
Encoded proteins:
- a CDS encoding DUF983 domain-containing protein; the protein is MTKLVRALRKRCPHCGASGIFTSWGQMAAHCPGCGYTFEREEGYWVGAMIVNLGMAQLLFAVILLGSMILTWPDVPWVTVVVLSALAMVGFPTWFYPRSKTIWVWVDATVHPYTQEERDWER